The Streptomyces sp. GSL17-111 region AGGGGGAGAACAGGCGTACGTGACCCCACTCCCGCACCGCCGCGCCGGCCTGCGGGCCGGCCTCCAGCACCAGCGGCTCGATGCCGCGCTCCAGCAGGCGCGCGGCCCCGGCCAGGCCGACGGGACCGGCCCCGATCACGACGACGGGCAGTTCGGAGGGGGTGGACACGTTCACGACGACTCCCGTTGTTTTGACGTTGGTCAATGTCTTGCGCCACCAGCATCACACCTGATTCGATGAACGTCAACATTGACAAGCATCGAATCAGAGGTATCCATGAAGCAGGTGGACGTCGCGGTGATCGGCGGCGGGCAGTCCGGGCTCGCCGCAGCGCGGGCCGTACTCCGGCACGGGCTGACGCCCGTCGTGCTGGAAGCATCCGACCGCCCCGGAGGCTCGTGGCCGCGCTACTACGACAGCCTCACGCTGTTCTCCCCCGCCCGGTACAGCGCCTTGCCCGGTCTGCCGTTCGGCGGCGACGGTGATCGCTACCCGCACCGGGACGAGGTGGTCGACTACCTCGTGCGCTACGCCGACCAGCTCTCGGTGGACCTCCGCACCCGCACGCGGGTCGTGGACGTCCGCAGCGCCGCGGGCGGCTTCGCTCTGCACACCGCCACCGGTGACGTGATCCGTGCGGCCGGACTCGTCGCGGCCACCGGCGCCTTCGGGAACCCGGCGACGCCCTCGCCTCCCGGACGGAACGGCTTCACCGGCGAAGTGCTGCACGTGGCCGACTACCGCAGCCCCACGAGGTTCAGCGGCAAGCGGGTGGTGGTGGTCGGCGGCGGCAACTCCGCGGTTCAGGTGGGCACTGAACTCGCGGAGGTGGCGACCGTCTCGCTGGCCACCCGTGCCCCGCTCCGCTTCGTGGACCAGCGGCCCGGCGGCAGGGACCTCCACCACTGGCTGACCACCACGGGCTTCGACCAGCTGCCACCGCAGTGGCTGATCCACTACGTCAGCGGCACCCTCGTCCTGGACAGCGGGATCCACCGACAGGCCGTCGCGTCCGGCCGCCCGGACCGGCGTCCGATGTTCACCGCGCTCGACGGGGACGCGGTGGTATGGGCGGACGGCACGCGCGAGCGGGTCGACGTCGTGCTCCTGGCCACGGGATACCGACCCGACGTCGGCTACCTCGAAGGGCTCGGCGCCCTGGACGCCGACGGGGCACCCCTGCACAGCGGCGGGCTGTCCCTGACGCACCCCGGACTCGTCCATCTCGGGCTGGAGTTCCAGCGTTCGTTCGCGTCCAACACCCTGCGCGGTGTCGCCGGGGACGCGGACCACGTCATTCCACCGCTGGTCGCCCACGTCCGCGGAGCCCCGGCGGCCGCCGGGCTGTGACAGTCGCGCCGGCCGCCCCTCGCGGACCGTCGGCCTCGTCAGGCGAGCAGTTGCGCGACCTCGCGGGCCACGTCGCGGGCGGGGCGGCCGACGCCGATGAGGGTGGCGGAGGCGGGCCCCGTCCAGTCCCCGTAGCCGAGCAGGTGCAGGCGCAGCTCGCCGACGGCGCGTGTGCCATGGGTGGCCGGTCGCCCCCCGGGGCCGCGCAGACCGAGGGGAGCGAGGTGGGAGAGGGCGGGGCGGAAGCCGGTGCACCAGATCACCGCATCGACTCGGGCGGTCGTACCGTCGGGCCACCGGACGCCTTCGGCCTCCATGCGCTGGAACATCGGTTGGGCCTTCAGGCGACCGCTGTCCCGGGCCGCACGGACGGGGGGAACGGCGACGATGTCGCCCAAGGACGCGACACCACCGGTATCGCCGCGCCCCTCGTCCAACGCGCGGCGGCGCGCGGTCGCGGCGTCGAAGAGGGCACGGCCGTCGATGTCGTCGGCGAGGAGTCGGGGCGGGCGCTGGGTCACCCAGGTCAGGTCCACCGCAGGGTCCAGGGCGAGATCTGCGGCGATCTGTGCTCCGGAGTTGCCTCCGCCGACGACGAGCACGCGCTGTCCGGCGAAATCGCTCGGACAGCGGTAGCCGACGGTGTGCGACTGGCGCCCCTGGAAGACGCCGCTGCCAGGGGCCGCGGGTATGAAGGGGCGCCACCAGGTCCCGGTCGCGGAGATGACGGTGCGGGCCGACCAGTCTCCCTGGTCCGTCTCCACGCGCAGCCGGGGGCCGTCCCGGTCCACCGCTCGCACCCGAACCGGGCGGTGGACCGGGAGAGAGTAGTGGCGCTCGTAGTCCGTCAGGTACGTCACCACGTGCTCGGCGTCCGGGTACTCCTCGCCCGGTTGGGCCGGCATCAGGCGTCCGGGCAACGAGGAGAAGGCCGCCGGCGAGAACAGCCGCAGGGAGTCCCAGCCGAACTGCCACGCCCCGCCCGGGGCGTTCTGCGCATCGAGGATGACGAAGTCGAGTTCCGCACGGCGGAGGTGGTATCCGGCGGCCAGTCCTGCCTGGCCGCCGCCGATCACCAGCACGTCGGTCGCGTTGATCACGCGGCGACCTCCCCGTGGGCGAGCGTCGGGTCCGTGGGGCTGGGGGACCCCGCCTCCGTACGGGCCCGGACCCGGGCCCGCGGAACGAGGCTGCCGGTGCCCGTACTGATCACGGTCCGGGACTCCGGGCTGCGGTACACCGAGTGCCTTTGACCTGCACAGAGTTTCCCATGAGGCAGGAGGGACACGATCCGGAACCCGATCGGGTCCGCGGCCACCCGAATTAAATCAGTACAGACTGATGTCATCACAGGCCGACAATCTCACATCAGACCACGCCGGCGCCAACCCCACCTCGACGCGACAAGAGGACTCGTCGAGGAGCCGTCCAGTCGCAACGGTCCGGGGCCGGCCGGGCGCGCACGAGGTTTCCGACGAGAGAGACCACACTTCCTAATTCGATTATCATCTATCTTGACGCCCGTCAAATCAAGATGCAGGATTCCTCATGCGGCCGCCGCCGAGATCGTCGGCCACCCCGTCCGCCACCGCACGCACGAAGAGAGGCACGCCATGAGTCCTCATCAGCTCCCTGTCGTCATCGTGGGAGCTGGGCCCGTCGGCCTGGCCGCAGCCGCTCACCTGATCGAACGGGGCATCGAACCCCTGGTCCTCGAGTCCGGGCCGACGGCGGGCACCGCCGTCCGCGAGTGGGGTCATGTCCGGCTCTTCTCCACCTGGGCCGAAGTCGTCGACCCGGTCGCCGAGAAGTTGCTGGCCCCCGCCGGCTGGTCCGTTCCGGCTCCGCAGACCTACCCCAGCGGATCGGACTGGGCCGAGCAGTACCTTCAGCCCTTGGCGGATGTCCTGGGTGAGAAGGTGCGCTACGGCCACACCGTCACGGGTGTCTCCCGGCGAGGACGCGACCGGGTGGTCGATGCCGAGCGTGAGGAACAGCCCTTCGTCGTCCACGTGCAGCGTGGCGACGGCGACCGTGAGCGATTCCTGGCCCGCGCCGTCATCGACGCGTCGGGAACCTGGTCCACTCCCGGTCCGGCCGGCGGCAGCGGGCTGCCCGCCCTGGGCGAGGACGTCGCATCCGAACGGATCAGCTACCGCGTTCCCGACCTCGCACGGCCTGAGGTCCGCGCCCGGTACGCGGGCAGGCGCACGGCCGTCATCGGCTCCGGCGCCTCGGCCTTCACCGCTCTGGCCATGCTCGCCGACCTCGCGCAGAGCCCGGAAGGGCACGGCACGCACGCCGTATGGGTCCTCCGCCGAGGCATGTCGGACTCCACCTTCGGCGGCGGCACGGCCGACCAACTGCCCGCCCGTGGGGCGTTGGGCCTGGCCGCCAAGTCGGCCGTCGACAGCGGC contains the following coding sequences:
- a CDS encoding ArsO family NAD(P)H-dependent flavin-containing monooxygenase, which produces MINATDVLVIGGGQAGLAAGYHLRRAELDFVILDAQNAPGGAWQFGWDSLRLFSPAAFSSLPGRLMPAQPGEEYPDAEHVVTYLTDYERHYSLPVHRPVRVRAVDRDGPRLRVETDQGDWSARTVISATGTWWRPFIPAAPGSGVFQGRQSHTVGYRCPSDFAGQRVLVVGGGNSGAQIAADLALDPAVDLTWVTQRPPRLLADDIDGRALFDAATARRRALDEGRGDTGGVASLGDIVAVPPVRAARDSGRLKAQPMFQRMEAEGVRWPDGTTARVDAVIWCTGFRPALSHLAPLGLRGPGGRPATHGTRAVGELRLHLLGYGDWTGPASATLIGVGRPARDVAREVAQLLA
- a CDS encoding FAD-dependent oxidoreductase, which produces MSPHQLPVVIVGAGPVGLAAAAHLIERGIEPLVLESGPTAGTAVREWGHVRLFSTWAEVVDPVAEKLLAPAGWSVPAPQTYPSGSDWAEQYLQPLADVLGEKVRYGHTVTGVSRRGRDRVVDAEREEQPFVVHVQRGDGDRERFLARAVIDASGTWSTPGPAGGSGLPALGEDVASERISYRVPDLARPEVRARYAGRRTAVIGSGASAFTALAMLADLAQSPEGHGTHAVWVLRRGMSDSTFGGGTADQLPARGALGLAAKSAVDSGHAEPVTGFRVEAVERGSGGHLVLVGEDGRRVGPVDEAVVLTGFRPDVSFLEEVRLRLDERLQAPTELAPLIDPNQHSCGTVYPHGHRELSHPEQGLFLAGMKSYGRAPTFLALTGYEQVRSIAAALAGDLASADRVELVLPETGVCGGAGLFDTVETDHGAGECCTGPESGASGATAREAGVAPDSAPGAEQSGGCCGS
- a CDS encoding flavin-containing monooxygenase, with the protein product MKQVDVAVIGGGQSGLAAARAVLRHGLTPVVLEASDRPGGSWPRYYDSLTLFSPARYSALPGLPFGGDGDRYPHRDEVVDYLVRYADQLSVDLRTRTRVVDVRSAAGGFALHTATGDVIRAAGLVAATGAFGNPATPSPPGRNGFTGEVLHVADYRSPTRFSGKRVVVVGGGNSAVQVGTELAEVATVSLATRAPLRFVDQRPGGRDLHHWLTTTGFDQLPPQWLIHYVSGTLVLDSGIHRQAVASGRPDRRPMFTALDGDAVVWADGTRERVDVVLLATGYRPDVGYLEGLGALDADGAPLHSGGLSLTHPGLVHLGLEFQRSFASNTLRGVAGDADHVIPPLVAHVRGAPAAAGL